The genomic window GtcaaattagaccaatctaccttactttaaaaaagttatgatcagtcttaaagaaaaaaaaaatacatgactAACTTTTAAGACAAATCTAAGAAGTTTATGCAACTAGCCACAGAGGAcaatatccaccttatttttaaataagatcAAATTTGATGTGTCTGGCTTCTGGTGTCATCCACTTCCAGATATTTTTAGCTGTAAAAAACAGcttgttatgctgcttgatattgcaaactggtgTTTCTTActccatattattttaatgtattgttgtaattataaacacactggtttctagcactttgttattcttctagttatATACATATAGTGGCTAATGAACCAGAAGTCTTACACATTTACATAAAATAGCTTACTTCTGCAttgcaaaataaggtggatagatcTGTATGGTTGTAAACACTGGGAATGAGAGGATTTTTTAAAGAATGGCTGATAGCAGGAAGAAATATCTGCACATCTAGAGATGAGTGTAACATATCAGTTGCTCTTAAGGCAATCTTACATGAAGAATATGAAGTTTTTGTATTACTGTGAGTTTAAGCATACACTGCAAAAGGTGTTTTGCAAGTTAACCTAAATATTATGCTTCTAAATGAACtggttttcatttaatttcattaaatcAACCTAACTACATAAGGTTGCATaaacaaaagtattttttaagGTTTAGAACAAGTACAAACAATTGACTTTGTACACGTTGATTGTTGGTACTGTACAATGTGAATGTATTTCTTTCATTATCTTCTacaacaaataaacattatgaGACCTTTAATAAGACCTTTATTTCAATTCTAAACCACAGATTGTTCTCTCAAACTGAGAATAAAGCTTTGAATATTAGACATGTGGTTGCATGTTTTGAATCACAAATAGTTTGCATGTTCATTAGAAATGTAGAAACAGTAGAACAGCAGAAATGTCAATGGACCTTACACAAACAGATTAACTTGTCAAGGAAAACAATAGGAATATGTGTGTAAACAAAGAGATACGATTTGCTAATACTAATATACATCCAGAACCTTCTACTCAGACTTCTCCTCTGGACAGTAAAGATCATCAAAATAGCCCTCAGCAGCTCTGAGTATCTGAACAACAGCGTTCAGAAGCAGTATGTCAGTTTGAGGGTCTATTTCCAGTTCTTGGCAGTAGTTTTTCACCGGGATCACAGCAGACAGAGAGACTCCAAGCTGAGCGCTCACCTCCTGCACCTGTCACAAGTTCATCAGAAATACAAGATGTGAAACAGAACAGTACAGAATACTGACTAAAAGtcatatacattaatttgtacCATTTTGTTGATATAGTGGCTCTGGTAGACATTTTTCAGGTCTTCCGCCACTAAGGGACAGGCCTCATCCACCTTAGTCAGCAGAACCAGCTGAGGAACACCTGAAGTACAGAACAACACCTTCAACGCTATCAGATCCCAGAGATCATTATCCTATGGGTGAGGTAGCCCTAAAGATTTATTCTAATTGTGCAATCAAACTCCACAAGAGGGTCTCTTGAGAAAGGGACTTAACCTCAAGTTGCTTGAGAGAGACTGTAAATCTAATCATCATTGTTAGTCACTCACCCAGCTGGTTGGTCTTCCTTCGAAAAACCGCTAACTTGTCGATCATTTTGTCAGAGAGGAGCTTGACTTTGCAGGTGTCAATCACATACACCACACAGTGAATCTTGTCCTTGAAGTCAGGAGATTTACGGAAATGAGGGGAGTCTGGCTGTATCGGCATCGATGGGTTaaactaagaagaaaaaaaacatgtagaATATCAAGACtgaaaatattgaataaaaaaaattaaagcataTTGTAATGTCCATTTTTTTATTCCTGTAATAGCTAGTAAAACATCTGCCACACCTACTGCGGTAACTTTTATGTTTACCATTTACCTAAAGATCTCACCTGATACTTGTCTTGAATGTGACCCTTCAAAATACTGGCGAAATCCTCTACATCCAGACCGCTGTTCAAACCCTCCTCCAGACCCATTGAGTCACACATAGTGAAGGGAACATGGCTGACACCGCTGCCTGGCTTTATGTAATAGGTACGGAACTGCATGGCACACATTTTTAccaattatttttaatgcatttatacattttgttcaACTAATCACAATACTTCACACcatattttaatgcataaaatatCAGAGGTGTAATCAAGGTATATTTCTACCTGAGTAGTCAAACTGGTTCCAGCAGTGCCAGTGTTGGCCTGGATGCTCACATAACCCTTGAACACAGAGTTGATTGAGTTGAAGAAGCTTGATTTCCCAGCTCCAACAGGACCAACCAGTAGAATCCGAGCCTGTTTAACTGAGCTAACAGAAGGCTTCCAGCCCGAGATGATGCTCAAGAGAGCCTTCCTTCtcctaaaaacattattatcagAAACATTTTGTAAAAGATGATCTTAAAATAAAGGCAAAAGACCAAATTAACATCTGAATTGTTTTTAAGAAGACACTGAATTTCATTTGCTTCACTCACTCAGAGTTCCACTGCACATTTCTCCATGGTTTCTCCAAGAGTCCTCCACAGTCTGGTGACAATCCAAACCAGAGTAAGCCAGGTATTCACACAATCATTATTGAAAGTGCACTATTCTCTAGGCAATTATGTTTAATATTACAAACCTTCAACTCTGTACACCTCGCATTCTGTCAGCTGTAAGTCATTCCCATGCATCCTCTGTGGATCGAAATTGTATGGAGATGCTGGATTACTGTAGACAGTGGCTGTACtattgtaaagaaacactaaaGAACCAAAGTATGGACCACTGTCAGTGAAAGCATACTGGGGATTTTCACAGAGCACACGGAGTGGATCTTCTTTAACCTCTTTGTCATTAAAGCTGAAGAGAAAAGCTTTGTCATCCACAACATATCCACCTGTTTGACCATAATCTTTGCTAGTAAAAGCTCCAAAAACATATCCAGACTTATTGTAAGCTACAACAACAGTCGGTCCCTGATTATTGCACTTTTGGtgaaatatattgatattgtAGCCATGCACACTGGCTTTAAACAGCAGGCTGAGGCTGGCATGGTTGAACAATGAGCAGAGCTTCTTCTTCTGCCATTCGATCAAGCTGGATGTGATGGTGCTGCTCATAATGACCTGAAAAACATTCAACCAACATTTTTAAAGCATGCTGCTTATATAATATAGAATATAATATgaagttcatttaaaagtattCTGAATATATTGTATACAGAATTGTAATTGAATATAAAATAGGCTATTGCCAGTGCAACGATTATTGCCCACACCCAAATACATCCGAAACGattcaaatatttcaaaatgtcaaaTTATATTAAGTTTGCAAATGATcttgcaaaacaaacaaacaaacattatgaAATCAGCTCACGTTAGAACAAGTCGTCGGAAACGCCTGCTTTCTTTCCCTTGGTTGCTCGAAAGTACGATGTCTCGTTCGCGAGCGAGTCGGCTTTATGAGTCGACTCCTGTAAGTGAACGGTGAGAGTCGGTTCCCTTCTGAGAGccgttttctttttttgtatattaatattagacAGAATAATATGATTATCATTTCGCTACACTGCTCAGCCACACGTCATACACTAAGtgaatgttattttaatgtgtgtgcACGTGCGATCACGTGATGACATTATCCCGCCGTTCTTGAGATATAATGTTCAATACAAAACTGTTTTGTTAAACAAAATTTAAGGTTTAATATAATTACATTGAataatttaagttaaatgtgTGCGTACATATCAATCACAGGCTAAACATTACTAAATTTGGCTTAATTTAAAAAGCCAGAAGTGATACTAAATGAAGAGTCGTTTTGGGAGCTGAAAGAGTCGGCGCTTATTACTGAGCTGAGCCAAATGATCCGGTTCCCTAAAAAGATTCGGAAATCCCATAAAATTACTTTCGTTTTTACGGAAACGCACCTTGCAATAGGTCGTACGTCACAAAAATGAAACCTAACACAACcacaatatttatattatatttactaTACAAATAGGATATGTACTTGTTCTCTAAAATGCTTAGCCTGACAGCAGATtcttgtaaataaataataaaattcaatACCAATTAATTTTGCAGATGGCACTCAAGACTTTCTGTCCCtaataataatgagaaaaaaacatcatttctgtcagtcaaacagcaatttcttatattttgatccttaaaataatgacaaataatttctgtaaaatcattttaaagaaataagcATCTGAAACTAAATGTAACCTCACAGGTGAgtgattttaaacactttacTTAGGCAGTaacttaaaatacattatacacataaaaaaaaaaaaaaaacacaggaaACCCAATATTTACAATATAGTAGCCAGAAAAGAGACGCTGGGTGTGCATCAGAAAAACTGGGTGTGCCGCATTTATTGTCAGATTAATGTGcaaaacaaaatttttttttttttttgcaatatgtCTATTTATGTGTACAATTACGTGTATTCTGTGTAGTATGTGCATATTGTGTGTGTTGAATGTTGCTCCTGGTACAGTCTGTGAAAACAAATTTCCTATAAAGAATGAATCTGAATGGCTTGAAagaaaatgaaccaaaaacacAAACCACAAACAATTAACAATACTTGAAAACTCCAGCATAAAAGGGCAGCTAATGTTAACGATTAATCAACAAAAATTAGTTAAAAAGGAGCAAAGCTTGTTTGTGGGGTAATGGCTGGTGAATATTTCCTCCACCCTGCTACGCTTTGCTTCAGCGACCTTTGACACTggaaacaagatatttaatttACCATCAGCCACATCTGCgcttacattaaaaataataagtagCACATGTGCACAAGGGCCTAAACACATACTCAGAGAGATGAAAGGAGTAATGAGAGAAATGCACCCAAAGCACAGACTGTAacaaatataaatgtgattatcTAAACAGAAAGATATGATTTGCTAATACAAATATACATCCAGAACCTTTAGGTCTGAAAGGGAAAAGAAAGCTTTACTCAGACTTCTCCTCTGGGTTGTAAAAATCATCAAAATAGCCCTCAGCGGCTCTGAGTATCTGAACAACAGCGTTCAGAAGCAGTATGTCAGTTTGAGGGTCTATTTCCAGTTCTTGGTAGTAGTTTTTCACCGGGATCACAGCAGACAGAGAGACTCCAAGCCGAGTGCTCACCTCCTGCACCTGTCACAAAACAATTCAGAAACACTCAAGAACAAGATGTGAAACAGAACACTCTctataaagtcatatacattcATTTGTACCATTCTGTTGATATAGTGGCTCTGGTAGACATTTTTCAGGTCTTCCGCCACTAAGGGACAGGCCTCATCCACCTGAGTCAGCAGAACCAGCTGAGGAACACCTGAAGTACAGAACAACATCTatgggcctgtttacacctggtcacttcatgcattcTCTCTGATGGGATATCTCTCCGATAGCGAAAAGACAAGGTGTAAATGCCTTTCGAAACACTTTCTGGACGGATTTAAATCTCATCACTCAAACCATTTCAGGAAGTGATCTGAAATGCATTACAAATGCTGGACAAgtgtaaatgcatctggttgttgaaaccacatATGCAAATTTTACTAAATAAACGTGTGAGAGCATGTTATAGGCTATATGATGGCAATGTGTGTTGCAGCAGTGGCGTCAAATCTGGCTATAGCATGTCATATGTCAGATGAGTAGCTGAGTATCTCTTCAGCAAGCCAATGTGCAAACTGCCTCAAATGAAACTGAAAGCATGTCGCAGATGCTCAAAACACAATCATGTTCATTGAAAGTAGTGAGACTAAAATCTTACTATGGTAAGAAAGAGTGCTGATGTCACTTTTTCTCCTATTGTGGTCTTTGTTCttgaaattagctgatgatAAGTAAAATGCACCGCATCTGTTGCTTTTGTTGACGTGAACGCATATAACGCAGGAATTGAAGATCAGTTTTATATCCATTTTGCAGAGACATATTTATGTGGTCAAGTGTAAATGGAACAGTTGTGACAAAAGGGACAGCTATCTGATCagtaaaaatgcatgaagtgaccagatGTAATTAGGCCCTTAAATGCTACCAAATCCCAGGGATCATTATCCTGGGTGATGTAGCCCTAAAGGTTAAAGATTTATAGTTGTTGAACAATCAATCCCCACAAGAGATGCTCTTGATAAAGGGACTTAACCTCAGGTTGCTTGAGAGAGGCTGTAAATTTATTCCCAtcatttaaatgacaaaatacactCATGTCACTTGAAATTAATTCAAATCTGTTTCATTATTGTCTGTCACTCACCCAGCTGGTTGGTTTTCTTTCGAAAAACTGCaaatttttcaaacattttgtcTGAGAGAAGCTTGACTTTGCTGGTGTCAATCACATACACCACACAGTGAATCTTGTCCTTCAAGCCAGGAGATTTACGGAAATGAGGGGAGTCTGGCTGTATAGGCATCGATGGGTTAAACTAAGAAGAAGATATGTCAAATATCATTAAGATGTTAGACAGAaaatactgaataaaaaattatagTCCATCTTTTTTAATCTCCATCTTTTTTTCCCTGTAACTAGCTAATAAATCAATAAGCCCTGTGAAgccatggtttacagtgaatttataacaggggcgttgttaggcatTTAGGcattcctctctcaagatccataaaacactgcttcatgaagcttcggatcataaatgaatcagtgtgtcgaatcagctgttcggagcgccaaag from Megalobrama amblycephala isolate DHTTF-2021 linkage group LG17, ASM1881202v1, whole genome shotgun sequence includes these protein-coding regions:
- the LOC125251359 gene encoding interferon-induced protein 44-like produces the protein MSSTITSSLIEWQKKKLCSLFNHASLSLLFKASVHGYNINIFHQKCNNQGPTVVVAYNKSGYVFGAFTSKDYGQTGGYVVDDKAFLFSFNDKEVKEDPLRVLCENPQYAFTDSGPYFGSLVFLYNSTATVYSNPASPYNFDPQRMHGNDLQLTECEVYRVEDCGGLLEKPWRNVQWNSERRKALLSIISGWKPSVSSVKQARILLVGPVGAGKSSFFNSINSVFKGYVSIQANTGTAGTSLTTQFRTYYIKPGSGVSHVPFTMCDSMGLEEGLNSGLDVEDFASILKGHIQDKYQFNPSMPIQPDSPHFRKSPDFKDKIHCVVYVIDTCKVKLLSDKMIDKLAVFRRKTNQLGVPQLVLLTKVDEACPLVAEDLKNVYQSHYINKMVQEVSAQLGVSLSAVIPVKNYCQELEIDPQTDILLLNAVVQILRAAEGYFDDLYCPEEKSE